Proteins encoded in a region of the Psychromicrobium lacuslunae genome:
- the map gene encoding type I methionyl aminopeptidase produces the protein MIEILDSAQLATARRSGALVANILQTLKNRTVVGTNLLDIDRWAQQMIDSAGAQSCYVDYAPSFGRGPFGHYICTAVNDAVLHGLPHDYHLVDGDLLTLDLAVSQDGIAADSAISFIVGETQAEQSVALIEITQQALEAGIAAAQPGARIGDISFAIGSVLSTAGYPVNTEFGGHGIGSTMHQDPHVANTGRPGRGYQLRPGLLLALEPWVMLDTARLVTDADGWTLRSATGCRTAHSEHTVAITEQGPEILTLPILA, from the coding sequence ATGATCGAGATTTTAGACTCCGCCCAATTGGCGACCGCCAGGAGGAGTGGTGCCCTGGTCGCTAATATCTTGCAGACCTTGAAAAATCGCACCGTGGTGGGTACAAATCTGCTCGATATCGATCGTTGGGCGCAGCAGATGATCGACTCCGCCGGCGCTCAGTCCTGCTATGTCGATTACGCTCCGTCCTTCGGTCGCGGTCCCTTCGGCCACTACATTTGCACAGCGGTTAACGACGCGGTGCTGCACGGCTTGCCCCATGATTACCACCTGGTCGACGGGGATCTACTGACCCTAGACTTGGCAGTCTCCCAAGACGGCATCGCGGCGGATTCGGCGATTAGTTTCATCGTCGGCGAGACGCAGGCAGAGCAGAGCGTGGCGTTGATTGAGATCACTCAACAGGCGCTTGAGGCGGGTATTGCGGCGGCGCAGCCGGGAGCCAGGATCGGCGACATTTCCTTTGCCATCGGCTCGGTGCTGAGCACAGCTGGCTACCCGGTTAATACCGAGTTCGGTGGTCATGGCATTGGTTCTACGATGCATCAGGACCCGCACGTGGCAAATACCGGTCGGCCCGGTCGTGGCTACCAACTTCGCCCCGGTCTGCTGCTTGCCCTGGAACCCTGGGTGATGCTCGACACCGCAAGGCTGGTGACCGACGCTGACGGTTGGACGCTACGCAGCGCCACCGGTTGCCGGACCGCGCACAGCGAGCACACCGTGGCGATCACCGAACAGGGACCAGAGATTCTGACCTTGCCGATTCTCGCCTAA
- a CDS encoding universal stress protein — translation MSESKETPGTEQLAAPTGIVVGVDGSDHGNCALVWAAREAQSRKLPLHLVTAYSVPIFAASGLDGGFATIDDSVIRQGAEVVLEQAVGRLSEYPDLDFDARVEAGDASGVLLELSETAELLVFGSRGRGGFVGRLLGSVSSGLPGHAKCPTVMVPLSCAPRLGEGTNPADAPLVESLVTVGVDGSERARYTVLRAAEHAEQAGLALRVVCAVPPYSGAMTWLPAPLDRQGMLEEITEQMQAGAAWLRSHFPKLKIAADVVDGPPIEILIEATKHSELVVLGSRGHGGFAGMILGSTTDAVLHHAKGPVMVVPERDDPRLADRANFGPLLGEV, via the coding sequence ATGTCGGAGTCAAAGGAGACACCGGGAACTGAGCAGCTAGCAGCACCAACTGGCATTGTGGTGGGGGTTGATGGTTCAGACCACGGTAACTGTGCCCTGGTGTGGGCTGCCCGGGAGGCGCAGAGCCGGAAGCTGCCGCTACATTTAGTGACTGCCTATTCGGTTCCTATTTTCGCTGCCTCGGGCTTGGACGGCGGATTTGCCACCATCGATGACTCGGTCATCCGGCAGGGCGCTGAGGTAGTGCTGGAACAAGCTGTCGGCAGGCTGAGCGAGTACCCCGACCTCGACTTTGACGCCCGAGTGGAGGCCGGTGACGCCTCGGGCGTGCTGCTTGAGCTTTCCGAGACTGCTGAATTGTTGGTTTTCGGCTCCCGTGGCCGGGGTGGATTCGTGGGTCGTCTGCTTGGCTCGGTTTCCTCTGGACTGCCCGGACATGCCAAGTGCCCGACCGTGATGGTGCCGTTGAGCTGTGCGCCGCGACTGGGTGAGGGTACCAACCCAGCGGACGCGCCCCTAGTGGAGTCGTTGGTCACGGTCGGTGTTGATGGTTCCGAGCGTGCCCGGTACACGGTGTTGCGAGCGGCTGAGCATGCTGAGCAGGCAGGTTTAGCACTGCGCGTGGTCTGCGCGGTGCCGCCCTACTCTGGGGCGATGACCTGGTTGCCAGCGCCGCTGGATCGGCAAGGCATGCTTGAGGAGATCACCGAACAGATGCAGGCCGGGGCGGCCTGGTTGCGAAGCCATTTCCCCAAGCTCAAAATCGCCGCAGACGTGGTTGACGGACCGCCGATCGAGATACTGATCGAGGCGACTAAGCACTCGGAACTCGTGGTGCTCGGTAGTCGCGGGCACGGCGGCTTTGCCGGGATGATCTTGGGCTCCACCACAGATGCAGTTCTGCATCACGCGAAGGGGCCGGTGATGGTGGTTCCGGAGCGGGACGATCCGCGGCTTGCCGACCGGGCTAATTTCGGTCCGCTACTCGGTGAGGTCTAA
- a CDS encoding amino acid deaminase/aldolase, protein MFTLDQVALEAERSGTGRSEPEANFWPRADRATGHLAAPLGVLDRQALSANAGALLRRANGKPIRVASKSIRSREVLRAVLAQPGFAGVLAYTLPEALWLAEEFDDIVVAYPSADAPALRQLAADPQALSRITLMVDSGEQLDWMASILGSTTELRLCIDLDASWRPGLAGRQLGHIGVRRSPIRQPTQAVQLAERIARSGHRLVGIMSYEAQIAGLQDSPSNRARALLIQRLQSSSAQDILSRRAQVVSAVREVAELEFVNGGGTGSLELTSSDVSVTEIAAGSGLFGPTLFDHYSRFKPYPAVGFALQVVRRPAPDIITVLGGGWIASGPAGPDRVPLPVYPPGLSMIGTEGAGEVQTPLRGSAASGLRIADKVWFRHAKSGEICEHLDGLLVIDGEEVVAELPSYRGEGKVFL, encoded by the coding sequence ATGTTCACACTCGATCAAGTGGCGCTTGAAGCTGAGAGAAGCGGTACCGGGCGGTCTGAGCCGGAAGCTAATTTCTGGCCGCGTGCCGACCGAGCGACCGGCCATTTAGCGGCGCCGCTCGGTGTGCTGGATCGTCAGGCGCTTTCCGCTAATGCTGGTGCTTTATTACGCCGCGCTAACGGCAAACCTATCCGGGTGGCCAGCAAATCCATTCGCAGCCGCGAAGTGCTGCGTGCCGTGCTTGCGCAGCCGGGGTTCGCGGGCGTGCTGGCTTACACGCTGCCGGAAGCGCTCTGGCTTGCCGAAGAGTTCGATGACATTGTGGTCGCCTACCCCAGCGCCGATGCGCCAGCGCTCCGGCAGCTTGCCGCGGATCCGCAGGCGCTCAGTCGGATCACCTTAATGGTTGACTCCGGCGAGCAGCTGGACTGGATGGCCAGCATCCTGGGCTCCACGACTGAACTCCGGCTTTGCATCGATCTGGATGCGTCTTGGCGGCCGGGTTTAGCCGGCCGTCAGCTCGGTCATATTGGCGTTCGTCGCTCTCCGATCCGGCAGCCGACTCAAGCCGTCCAACTCGCCGAGCGGATCGCTCGGAGCGGACACCGATTAGTCGGCATCATGAGCTACGAGGCGCAGATCGCAGGCCTACAGGACAGCCCGTCAAATAGGGCCCGGGCCCTCCTGATTCAGCGTCTGCAGAGCAGCTCCGCGCAGGATATTCTGAGCCGCCGCGCCCAGGTGGTCTCAGCGGTGCGAGAAGTTGCCGAGCTGGAATTCGTCAACGGTGGAGGCACCGGCAGCCTTGAGCTGACCAGCTCGGACGTCTCGGTCACTGAAATAGCGGCCGGTTCCGGGCTCTTCGGGCCAACCCTGTTTGATCATTACTCACGTTTTAAGCCCTATCCCGCGGTTGGCTTTGCGCTGCAAGTGGTGCGCCGCCCAGCTCCTGACATCATCACGGTGTTGGGCGGTGGCTGGATCGCCTCTGGTCCGGCCGGGCCAGACCGGGTTCCGCTGCCGGTATACCCGCCGGGGTTGTCGATGATCGGCACCGAAGGCGCCGGAGAGGTGCAGACCCCACTACGCGGCTCAGCCGCAAGCGGACTGAGGATCGCAGATAAAGTCTGGTTCAGGCATGCCAAGTCAGGTGAGATCTGTGAGCACCTGGACGGCTTGCTGGTGATCGACGGCGAGGAAGTAGTAGCCGAGCTGCCTAGTTATCGCGGTGAAGGGAAAGTTTTTCTATGA